Proteins co-encoded in one uncultured Bacteroides sp. genomic window:
- a CDS encoding ABC transporter permease, protein MKQFLAFVRKEFYHISRDKRTILILLGMPIVQIIIFGFAITTEVKNVRVAVFDPSKDEVTQKIIDKIDANEYMNVIARIDNPQDIQTTFKEGKADIILVFGDHFGENFRHTGDASVQLITDGTDPNTASTLTGYVSNVISSAQQELSGQYKAPLSITPKVKLLYNPGMKGAYNFVPGVMGLILMLICAMMTSISIVREKETGTMEVLLVSPVKPIYIILAKAIPYMVLSCINIITILLLSVYVLDVPIAGSLVLLFGVSLLFIIVSLALGLLISTIAETQVAAMLVSGMVLMMPVMILSGMIYPTENMPVMLQMISNIIPAKWYIIAVKKIMIEGLDVSFVLKEIGILSFMAFVLLIVSLKKFNDRLE, encoded by the coding sequence ATGAAGCAGTTTTTAGCATTTGTAAGAAAAGAATTTTATCATATATCCCGTGATAAGCGTACCATCCTTATTCTATTGGGAATGCCAATCGTACAGATAATCATATTCGGATTCGCCATCACAACCGAGGTAAAGAACGTACGTGTGGCAGTTTTCGATCCATCAAAAGACGAGGTTACTCAGAAGATTATTGATAAGATTGATGCCAACGAATACATGAATGTGATTGCCAGAATAGATAATCCGCAAGATATTCAGACCACCTTCAAAGAAGGAAAGGCCGATATCATTCTGGTCTTTGGAGATCACTTCGGAGAGAACTTCCGCCATACCGGAGATGCGTCTGTTCAGCTTATAACAGATGGAACTGACCCTAATACGGCATCCACGCTGACGGGATATGTATCCAATGTTATTTCATCGGCTCAGCAGGAATTAAGCGGACAATATAAAGCACCGTTATCAATCACTCCCAAGGTTAAGCTACTCTATAACCCGGGCATGAAGGGAGCATATAATTTTGTTCCGGGAGTTATGGGATTGATATTGATGCTTATTTGTGCCATGATGACATCTATATCCATCGTACGGGAGAAAGAAACGGGTACTATGGAAGTTCTTCTGGTTTCGCCGGTTAAACCTATTTATATTATTCTGGCAAAAGCAATTCCTTATATGGTTCTTTCGTGTATAAACATCATCACCATCTTACTATTATCAGTATATGTGCTCGATGTTCCTATTGCCGGAAGTCTGGTCTTATTGTTTGGTGTATCGTTGTTGTTCATCATTGTATCACTGGCACTCGGTCTGCTGATATCTACCATTGCAGAAACACAGGTGGCAGCGATGCTTGTTTCGGGTATGGTTTTGATGATGCCGGTAATGATTCTTTCCGGAATGATTTATCCTACCGAGAATATGCCGGTAATGCTTCAAATGATATCGAATATAATCCCGGCAAAATGGTATATCATTGCTGTGAAAAAGATTATGATTGAAGGACTCGATGTATCTTTTGTTCTGAAAGAAATTGGAATTCTTTCATTCATGGCATTTGTATTATTGATAGTTAGTCTTAAAAAGTTTAACGACAGATTAGAATAG
- a CDS encoding TetR/AcrR family transcriptional regulator, whose amino-acid sequence MKEKEDINTEQAIMEAAEKEFLDKGYTLTKTTEIARIAGVNHAMLHYYFRTKDNLFEKVFQKKVALLANSFMPKIEEKMPFIEKVEYIVKAHFDFLASNPKLPFFVLNEFLTNKERLDKFPIIAGPAIRHILEKLNAEMEVAIKNKEICAVDPVHLLLDIVSLNVFAFLAHPIIERVAGSFGKEYHSLLAEKKVENVEIILRRLRP is encoded by the coding sequence ATGAAAGAGAAAGAAGACATTAATACAGAACAGGCAATAATGGAAGCTGCTGAGAAGGAGTTTTTAGACAAAGGATATACCCTGACCAAGACAACTGAAATTGCCAGAATAGCCGGTGTAAACCACGCTATGCTTCATTACTATTTCCGAACAAAAGACAATCTTTTCGAAAAGGTATTCCAAAAAAAAGTAGCTCTTTTAGCTAATTCGTTTATGCCTAAGATTGAAGAAAAAATGCCATTTATAGAAAAAGTAGAGTATATAGTCAAAGCTCACTTTGATTTCCTGGCATCAAACCCAAAGCTACCTTTTTTTGTTTTAAATGAGTTCCTTACCAATAAAGAAAGACTGGATAAATTTCCTATAATTGCCGGACCTGCAATAAGACACATTCTTGAGAAGCTAAATGCAGAAATGGAAGTTGCAATAAAGAATAAGGAGATTTGCGCTGTTGATCCGGTCCATCTATTATTGGATATTGTTTCATTAAATGTTTTTGCCTTTTTGGCTCATCCCATTATAGAACGTGTTGCTGGTTCTTTCGGAAAAGAGTATCATTCTTTACTGGCTGAAAAAAAGGTTGAAAACGTCGAAATAATTTTAAGAAGGTTACGCCCATAG
- a CDS encoding leucine-rich repeat protein, with protein sequence MKASTICRYFLIVACLLSGLVLQAQNSSANIHVDKAGTLPTLISSADKYSITDLTLSGFLNGTDIKFIREMAGRTALDSITPGKVTTLNLADANIVAGGVPFIYIFEYSYYDYTKDNSISSNMFRNLNNLTSLILPKSIYYLGSNSFKGCTKLTSIIIPAGVTTINAGAFTGCTALSSVTIPSTVTTIASSVFYKCTALSSIDIPNSVTSIGGNAFQECGLTSIIIPNSVTSIAIGTFYGCTGLKSVTIPNSVTSIANSAFYYCQNLTSVIIPSSVISIGSNTFSGCKNLISVTIPNSVTSIGAKAFSDCTGLTSLIIPSSVTSISDYAFSYCTGLTEIHSKALIPPTITSLSFTGISTSACKIYVPKGTTATYQASTGWKNFKNIVEEIPYYSISSSSNTGGTVTISNSSVKEGGSVTFTISPSQGYKITSATLNGKDVTSGIINNTYTIPTVTENVTLTVVFATIPQYGMDVTYNAGGKVFVNDSIVVSGNNAFVAENTSVTFKIEPEVNFAIEKILLNNLDITAQFQNNRYTLTAVSTNQSLDVSFVRTHYNLTVNANAGGSIYLNEQAISSNVRIEANKPLTLNIKPDQSYYIASAILNNNDITTGIMDNVYTISSVNEDILLAVNFAIIPKHKISVTYNSGGKVFANDSIVMDSIFANRSDSITFRIEPDANYAIEKVLLNDQDIVSMLQNNKYKLAVSACNTLVVTFVKTYYNLTVNANAGGSVYLNEQVINSNVSIEANKPLTLTFTPNQEYNIASATLNNNDITTGIINNTYAISAVNEDLILNVTFAAAPVTHYTINATYNSGGKIFVNDSILTSGNNVSVAENDSITFKFQPEDGYRLSMVLLNGNDITNTLSASIYTIPKDTINITISATFTEIPIYLRIEQADNGSIKQLVKKGSIFTYIIEPAENWKVNTIMFNGSDVTSQLDAQNQYTTPAITENSTLNISFESTNTIVVQSKASYSDINTANIQTSQSNIKVYTDQEAIVVTGVELGDVISVYTESGVLLQSTKVTDEMVRINVSTGHTYLIRTKYKAFKVAL encoded by the coding sequence ATGAAAGCAAGCACCATCTGTAGATATTTTCTCATAGTAGCATGTCTGTTGTCAGGTTTGGTTTTGCAAGCTCAGAATAGTTCTGCTAACATTCACGTTGATAAAGCCGGTACTTTACCTACACTCATTTCATCTGCAGATAAATACTCAATTACCGACCTGACATTATCGGGATTTTTAAACGGAACTGATATCAAGTTTATTCGCGAAATGGCCGGCCGTACAGCTTTGGACAGCATAACTCCAGGAAAAGTAACCACACTTAATCTGGCAGATGCAAACATTGTGGCAGGTGGCGTTCCTTTTATTTATATTTTTGAATATAGCTATTATGATTATACGAAAGATAATTCCATTTCAAGCAATATGTTTCGTAATCTGAACAACCTGACCTCACTAATTCTTCCCAAAAGTATTTACTATTTAGGGAGTAACTCTTTTAAAGGTTGTACGAAATTAACGTCAATTATCATTCCAGCAGGCGTTACTACAATTAATGCCGGAGCTTTTACTGGTTGCACTGCACTAAGCTCAGTCACAATACCAAGTACTGTTACGACTATTGCCAGCAGTGTTTTTTATAAGTGCACTGCATTGTCCTCAATCGACATACCTAACAGTGTTACCTCTATTGGCGGAAATGCTTTTCAGGAATGCGGATTAACTTCTATTATTATTCCAAACAGTGTTACATCTATTGCGATTGGAACTTTTTATGGTTGCACCGGATTAAAATCTGTAACCATCCCAAACAGCGTTACATCTATTGCCAATAGTGCTTTCTATTATTGTCAGAATCTGACTTCAGTCATCATACCAAGCAGTGTTATCTCTATTGGTAGCAATACATTCTCTGGTTGTAAGAATCTGATATCAGTAACAATACCTAACAGCGTTACATCTATTGGAGCGAAAGCTTTTTCTGACTGCACAGGTCTGACTTCTTTAATTATACCAAGCAGTGTTACATCCATTAGTGACTATGCATTTAGTTATTGTACCGGACTAACTGAAATTCATAGCAAAGCTCTTATACCCCCAACCATAACATCCCTTTCTTTTACCGGGATATCTACCAGTGCGTGCAAAATATATGTTCCAAAAGGAACAACTGCAACCTATCAAGCTTCAACAGGGTGGAAAAACTTTAAAAATATAGTCGAAGAGATTCCTTACTATTCAATCAGTTCATCTTCAAACACAGGTGGTACAGTCACTATCAGTAATTCATCAGTAAAAGAGGGAGGATCTGTTACATTCACTATTTCACCTAGCCAAGGATATAAAATTACATCTGCAACACTTAATGGCAAGGATGTCACTTCTGGAATTATCAATAACACTTATACAATTCCTACTGTTACAGAAAATGTCACACTGACTGTAGTGTTTGCTACTATCCCTCAATATGGAATGGATGTAACCTACAATGCCGGAGGCAAAGTTTTTGTTAATGATTCTATTGTAGTCAGCGGGAATAATGCTTTTGTTGCAGAAAACACTTCTGTTACATTCAAAATTGAGCCAGAAGTAAATTTTGCAATCGAAAAGATATTACTCAATAACCTGGATATAACTGCACAGTTTCAGAATAACAGATACACACTAACTGCGGTATCAACCAACCAATCTCTGGATGTGTCTTTTGTCAGAACTCATTATAATCTGACAGTTAATGCCAATGCCGGAGGTAGCATTTATTTAAATGAGCAGGCAATCAGTTCTAATGTTAGAATTGAAGCCAATAAACCATTGACACTTAACATCAAACCCGATCAAAGTTATTATATTGCATCAGCTATACTTAACAATAATGATATCACTACAGGAATCATGGATAACGTCTATACAATTTCATCGGTAAATGAGGATATCTTATTAGCTGTAAACTTCGCCATTATACCTAAACATAAAATAAGTGTAACTTATAATAGTGGAGGTAAAGTCTTTGCCAATGACTCTATTGTAATGGATAGCATTTTTGCCAATAGAAGTGATTCTATTACATTCAGAATTGAACCAGATGCAAATTATGCAATTGAAAAGGTGTTACTTAATGATCAGGATATAGTCTCAATGCTTCAGAACAATAAATACAAATTAGCCGTATCAGCTTGTAATACTTTAGTTGTAACTTTTGTCAAGACATATTATAATCTGACGGTTAATGCCAATGCCGGAGGTAGCGTCTATTTGAATGAGCAGGTAATCAATTCTAATGTTAGCATTGAAGCCAATAAACCGTTAACGCTCACTTTCACGCCTAATCAGGAATACAACATTGCATCTGCCACACTTAACAATAATGATATCACAACTGGTATTATCAATAATACATATGCTATTTCAGCAGTGAACGAAGACCTTATCTTGAATGTGACATTTGCTGCTGCACCAGTTACACACTATACGATAAATGCAACTTACAATTCTGGTGGTAAAATTTTCGTAAATGACTCCATTCTAACCAGCGGGAATAATGTTTCTGTTGCAGAAAACGATTCCATTACATTTAAGTTCCAGCCAGAAGATGGCTATAGACTCTCAATGGTTCTATTAAATGGAAATGACATTACTAATACGTTATCAGCCAGCATTTATACAATTCCTAAAGATACTATAAACATAACTATTTCTGCTACATTTACTGAAATCCCTATTTATCTAAGAATAGAACAAGCAGACAATGGAAGTATAAAACAGTTAGTCAAGAAAGGAAGTATTTTCACTTATATTATTGAGCCAGCTGAGAATTGGAAAGTCAATACTATAATGTTTAATGGTTCTGATGTCACCTCACAGTTGGATGCTCAGAATCAATATACAACGCCTGCCATTACTGAGAATTCCACATTAAACATTAGCTTTGAAAGTACAAATACCATAGTAGTTCAAAGCAAAGCCAGCTATTCGGATATAAATACCGCAAACATTCAAACGTCCCAAAGCAATATTAAGGTTTATACAGATCAGGAGGCAATAGTAGTAACAGGTGTGGAATTAGGAGATGTAATTTCTGTCTATACTGAATCCGGAGTCTTGTTGCAGAGTACCAAGGTGACAGACGAGATGGTTAGAATCAATGTTTCTACCGGGCACACCTACCTGATTAGAACAAAATACAAGGCATTCAAGGTAGCTTTATAG
- a CDS encoding ABC transporter permease has protein sequence MLKYLIEKEFKQIRRNSFLPRLIIGYPIIMMLILPWAANLEIKNINLSIVDSNNTQCSRQLINKAISSGYFRLTDMSPSYSEALKSIEKGESDIIMEIPADFEHNLMKEGNAELLISANTVNGTKGGLGSSYLANIVNDFTSDIKDRIIQPTKGTTISPAIKMVTQSRFNPNLDYKVFMVPALMVMVLTILCGFLPALNIVGEKEKGTIEQINVTPVSKFMFILAKVIPYWIIGFIVLTMCFGIAAAVYGITPTGQLSTLYILALLYLFTISGFGLVISNYSETMQQAMFVMFFFMLVLILLSGLFTPINSMPQWAQVVTMFNPLKYFVQIMRAVYLKGSGFAELGVQISALTIFAVFFNSWAILSYRKKS, from the coding sequence ATGCTAAAATATTTAATAGAAAAAGAATTCAAGCAGATAAGACGGAACAGCTTTCTGCCACGATTGATAATAGGCTATCCTATTATTATGATGCTGATACTGCCATGGGCGGCTAATCTTGAAATAAAGAATATCAATCTTAGCATTGTAGATAGTAATAACACTCAATGTTCCAGACAATTAATAAACAAAGCTATATCATCGGGCTATTTCCGACTGACTGATATGTCGCCGTCCTATAGCGAGGCACTTAAAAGCATTGAGAAAGGGGAATCGGACATTATTATGGAAATTCCGGCCGATTTTGAGCACAATCTCATGAAAGAAGGTAATGCAGAATTGCTTATCTCGGCAAATACGGTAAACGGAACCAAAGGCGGACTGGGAAGTAGTTATCTGGCAAATATAGTCAACGACTTTACATCAGATATAAAAGACCGCATAATACAACCCACAAAGGGAACAACTATAAGTCCGGCCATAAAGATGGTAACTCAGAGCAGGTTTAATCCGAACCTTGATTATAAAGTATTTATGGTTCCAGCCTTAATGGTTATGGTACTTACCATTCTCTGCGGATTCCTGCCTGCATTAAATATTGTAGGCGAAAAGGAAAAGGGAACCATTGAACAGATAAATGTTACCCCGGTAAGCAAGTTTATGTTTATCCTTGCTAAGGTAATTCCCTACTGGATTATAGGATTTATTGTGCTTACCATGTGTTTCGGAATTGCAGCAGCGGTTTATGGAATTACACCAACCGGACAACTAAGTACTTTATATATTCTGGCCTTGCTCTATCTGTTTACAATATCAGGCTTTGGTCTGGTTATATCCAACTATTCGGAAACCATGCAGCAAGCCATGTTTGTAATGTTCTTCTTTATGCTGGTACTTATTCTGCTAAGTGGATTGTTTACCCCCATTAATAGTATGCCTCAATGGGCACAAGTAGTAACGATGTTTAATCCGCTGAAGTACTTTGTTCAGATTATGCGTGCCGTATATCTGAAAGGAAGTGGTTTTGCAGAACTTGGAGTACAGATTTCGGCATTGACTATATTCGCTGTATTCTTCAACTCATGGGCCATTCTTAGTTACAGGAAAAAGTCATAA
- a CDS encoding ABC transporter ATP-binding protein: MAAIEVEGISKKYGEVEALKNVSFSVNPGEMFGLIGPDGSGKTTMFRILTTLIRPNSGNATVDGLDIVKDYKEIRNRVGYMPGRFSLYQDMTVEENLKFFATVFNTTIEENYYLIKDIYQQIEPFKKRRAGKLSGGMKQKLALSCALIHKPTVLFLDEPTTGVDPVSRKEFWEMLKKLKAQGITILVSTPYMDEAVLCDRIALIQDGSFLGIETPQEIVSDFKEVLWSAKSHNMSALLNELRTCEGVKSCFAFGTVHHLTVDPSLTIATLEKQMQDKGYWDIEINEITPTIEDCYMQLSSKPKEV, translated from the coding sequence ATGGCAGCAATTGAAGTAGAGGGAATCTCTAAAAAATATGGTGAAGTAGAAGCGCTAAAGAATGTTTCATTCTCAGTTAATCCGGGAGAAATGTTTGGACTGATTGGTCCCGACGGTTCCGGAAAGACTACGATGTTCCGTATTCTCACCACATTAATCAGACCCAACAGCGGGAATGCTACTGTTGACGGACTTGACATTGTGAAGGATTACAAGGAAATACGTAACCGTGTGGGTTATATGCCGGGACGCTTCTCTCTTTATCAGGATATGACGGTTGAGGAAAATCTGAAATTCTTCGCTACGGTATTCAATACTACGATTGAAGAGAACTACTATCTGATTAAAGATATCTATCAGCAAATAGAGCCCTTCAAGAAACGCCGTGCTGGGAAACTGTCGGGAGGTATGAAGCAGAAGCTGGCATTAAGTTGTGCCCTGATACATAAGCCAACAGTTCTTTTCCTTGACGAGCCAACCACCGGTGTGGATCCGGTTTCAAGAAAAGAATTCTGGGAAATGCTGAAAAAGCTGAAAGCCCAAGGCATAACAATTCTGGTATCGACACCTTATATGGACGAGGCTGTACTTTGCGATAGAATTGCTTTGATTCAGGATGGAAGTTTTCTGGGTATTGAAACTCCGCAGGAGATTGTAAGTGATTTCAAGGAAGTTCTCTGGTCGGCCAAAAGTCATAATATGTCGGCTTTGCTTAATGAATTAAGAACATGTGAGGGAGTAAAAAGCTGTTTTGCTTTCGGAACTGTACATCACCTTACTGTTGACCCGTCATTAACCATCGCAACGCTGGAAAAACAGATGCAGGATAAAGGGTACTGGGATATAGAAATCAATGAGATAACGCCAACAATTGAGGATTGTTACATGCAACTGTCTTCTAAACCAAAGGAAGTCTAA
- a CDS encoding helix-turn-helix domain-containing protein, translating into MNLNSITMPALSFSGHTSPLASIGTLNNDFTLYLLQKNIPTYNYLRSTNTFGVIIVCTGTLNVEINSIPYSLSQGDLAYLSPSVSFRLKSGNNEFKGYMMALSDFFVRSLQIPVEINNDRSFVNYYRQGLSDNIQSNINQIFSLIKDEISDSNRFFRREKLLNLVSIFYIDILNASAKSASASQIPCYTEETGRRTKLSKDFLGLVKLYSHEQRQVKFYANKLCITPKYLSLLIKQTTGKSANEWINNAVIIEAKYLLRTSGNSVKEVSFKLNFANQSFFGKYFKKIVGISPRDYQRNVEF; encoded by the coding sequence ATGAATTTAAATAGTATAACAATGCCGGCACTGAGCTTTTCAGGTCATACGTCTCCTTTAGCATCCATAGGAACGCTCAACAATGATTTTACACTTTATCTTTTGCAAAAGAATATCCCTACATATAATTATTTGAGATCAACCAATACTTTCGGAGTTATAATCGTTTGCACAGGTACTCTGAACGTAGAAATTAACAGTATTCCTTATTCTTTATCTCAGGGAGATTTAGCCTATTTGTCTCCAAGTGTATCATTTCGTTTAAAATCGGGGAATAATGAATTCAAAGGATATATGATGGCTCTCTCTGATTTTTTTGTCAGATCACTTCAGATTCCTGTTGAAATAAACAATGACAGATCGTTTGTGAACTATTACAGGCAAGGCCTGTCAGATAATATTCAAAGTAATATAAATCAGATATTTTCACTTATAAAAGATGAAATTTCAGATAGCAACCGTTTCTTCCGACGAGAAAAGTTGCTAAACCTGGTATCCATATTCTACATTGATATTTTGAATGCTTCCGCTAAGAGCGCTTCGGCCTCACAGATTCCTTGTTATACAGAAGAAACAGGTAGAAGAACAAAGCTTTCCAAGGATTTTCTCGGATTGGTAAAACTGTATTCACACGAACAAAGACAAGTAAAGTTCTATGCCAATAAACTTTGCATTACTCCCAAATATCTTTCTTTATTGATAAAACAAACAACAGGAAAGTCGGCTAATGAATGGATTAATAATGCAGTCATTATCGAAGCAAAATATCTTCTCAGAACTTCCGGGAATAGTGTCAAGGAAGTATCATTCAAACTCAATTTTGCTAATCAAAGTTTCTTTGGTAAATATTTTAAAAAGATAGTTGGTATTTCTCCCAGAGATTACCAGAGGAACGTGGAGTTTTAA
- a CDS encoding TolC family protein, with protein sequence MKKVAFIITLAFICTHTSIYGQLSIEDCYKKAQTNYPLVKQYGLIEQSKDYNLSNADKGYLPQVSFSAKATYQSAITKLPITLPNVSIKGVNKDQYQSVVEVNQNVWDGGIIRNQKKITEASSAVDKQKLDVDMYAINDRVNQIFFGILLLDEQIKQNVLLQDELKRSYNQVSSYVTNGIANQADLDAVKVNQLSTAQRKVELEATRKAYMEMLAAMIGEPIKENDHLIKPSTAESSSLQTTINRPELQLFEAQNKLFETQKSIIDAKNMPKLGVFVQGGYGNPGLNMLKNEFTPYYIAGARLTWNFGSLYTKKDDKKLLDNNQQNIAVQKETFLFNTNLKMTQQSNEIDKIKQLMRDDDEIIRLRTNIKKASEVKVEHGTLSVTDLLRDINSEDQAKQSKVLHEIQLLISIYNYKNSTNN encoded by the coding sequence ATGAAAAAAGTGGCATTCATTATTACCCTTGCTTTCATTTGTACACACACTTCTATCTACGGACAACTGTCTATAGAAGATTGTTATAAGAAAGCACAGACAAACTACCCACTGGTAAAACAGTATGGATTGATTGAACAATCCAAAGACTACAACTTGTCGAATGCAGACAAAGGCTATCTGCCTCAAGTTTCTTTTTCGGCAAAAGCAACTTACCAGTCTGCAATTACTAAACTTCCTATTACATTACCCAATGTAAGTATTAAAGGAGTAAACAAAGATCAATATCAATCAGTTGTTGAGGTCAATCAAAATGTATGGGATGGTGGAATTATCCGAAATCAGAAGAAAATAACTGAAGCAAGCTCTGCCGTCGATAAGCAAAAACTTGATGTAGATATGTATGCCATCAACGATAGGGTAAACCAAATATTCTTTGGAATCCTGTTGTTGGATGAGCAAATAAAGCAGAATGTATTGTTGCAGGATGAATTAAAACGCAGCTACAATCAAGTTTCATCTTATGTAACTAACGGCATTGCTAATCAGGCTGATCTGGATGCAGTAAAGGTCAATCAGCTTAGTACGGCTCAACGCAAAGTGGAACTGGAAGCTACACGCAAAGCTTACATGGAAATGCTTGCTGCAATGATTGGTGAACCTATAAAAGAGAATGATCATCTGATAAAGCCATCTACTGCCGAAAGTAGTTCATTACAAACAACTATAAACCGACCAGAATTACAATTATTTGAGGCTCAGAACAAGTTGTTCGAAACTCAGAAGAGCATTATTGATGCAAAGAACATGCCAAAACTAGGAGTCTTTGTTCAGGGAGGATACGGCAATCCGGGGCTGAATATGCTTAAAAATGAATTCACACCTTATTATATTGCAGGTGCCCGGCTTACATGGAATTTTGGAAGTCTTTACACAAAAAAGGACGATAAGAAATTACTGGATAACAATCAGCAGAACATAGCTGTGCAAAAAGAAACATTCCTGTTCAATACAAATTTAAAAATGACTCAGCAAAGTAATGAGATTGATAAGATAAAGCAACTGATGCGGGATGATGATGAAATAATCCGTCTGCGCACAAATATAAAAAAGGCATCGGAGGTAAAGGTTGAACACGGAACATTAAGTGTTACAGATTTACTACGGGATATAAATTCTGAAGATCAGGCAAAGCAGAGTAAAGTACTTCACGAGATTCAGCTATTAATATCAATCTACAATTATAAAAACAGTACAAACAATTAA
- a CDS encoding HlyD family efflux transporter periplasmic adaptor subunit, protein MKLIIGILYGTLATTLLSACGNEKGKYDATGTFEATEVIVSSEASGKLMDFNVTEGDLLQQGAEIGYVDTVQLYLKKLQLEANTTTVRSRKQDVNKQIAAIKQQIATQQREKNRFENLVKSNAANQKQVDDINAQIAYLQKQLAAQTSTLENNNAGVTGESSSLEIQIAQLEDQLRKCHITSPINGTVLSKYAEKGELATPGKALFKVADIGNMYLRAYITSDQLSKIKIGQKVKVFADYGADNVKEFPGTISWISNKSEFTPKGILTKDERANLVYAVKVAVKNSGDIKIGMYGEVSFTK, encoded by the coding sequence ATGAAACTCATAATAGGTATATTATACGGCACACTTGCCACTACATTATTATCTGCTTGCGGAAACGAAAAAGGTAAATATGATGCTACAGGAACATTTGAAGCAACAGAAGTGATTGTTTCTTCTGAAGCATCGGGCAAACTTATGGATTTTAATGTAACTGAAGGTGATTTACTTCAACAAGGTGCAGAGATAGGATATGTAGATACTGTGCAACTTTATCTGAAAAAGCTTCAGCTGGAGGCAAATACAACAACGGTAAGAAGCAGAAAACAGGATGTAAACAAACAGATTGCTGCTATAAAGCAACAGATTGCCACTCAGCAAAGGGAGAAAAACCGTTTTGAGAATCTGGTAAAGAGTAACGCAGCCAACCAGAAACAAGTGGATGATATTAATGCTCAGATTGCTTACCTGCAGAAACAACTGGCAGCCCAGACTTCTACTCTGGAAAACAACAATGCTGGAGTAACGGGAGAAAGTTCTTCACTTGAAATTCAGATTGCTCAATTGGAAGACCAACTTCGGAAATGTCATATAACCTCTCCTATTAACGGAACAGTATTAAGCAAATATGCTGAAAAAGGCGAGCTTGCCACTCCGGGGAAGGCACTCTTTAAAGTAGCCGATATAGGAAATATGTATTTACGCGCATATATAACTTCCGATCAGCTTTCAAAAATCAAAATTGGTCAGAAGGTGAAAGTCTTTGCCGATTACGGAGCAGACAATGTGAAAGAGTTTCCGGGAACTATTAGCTGGATTTCAAACAAGTCTGAATTTACTCCAAAAGGAATTCTCACAAAAGATGAGCGCGCCAATCTTGTTTATGCTGTAAAAGTTGCAGTTAAGAATAGTGGAGATATTAAAATTGGAATGTACGGAGAAGTTAGCTTTACAAAGTAA